The Schistocerca gregaria isolate iqSchGreg1 chromosome 1, iqSchGreg1.2, whole genome shotgun sequence genome includes a window with the following:
- the LOC126269145 gene encoding UPF0687 protein C20orf27 homolog codes for MCEKESHHVHFGEDTETFGKDNEIIVKCTGYNTVTAQLGFLKLGHKYEIKFDVPCSVCDFRPAESLDASCFSDIPNKNCYLIAAVVESESVHIAVHLIAYKEKLLKEEIRITEPTRQKGFTIHLLARVLGKNKGTPLLRNGVRCIGVESMDEDSEASDWQGF; via the exons ATGTGTGAAAAGG AAAGTCATCATGTTCATTTTGGCGAGGATACGGAGACGTTTGGGAAGGATAATGAAATCATCGTGAAGTGCACAGGTTATAATACTGTTACTGCCCAGTTAGGATTTTTAAAATTAGGTcacaaatacgaaataaaatttGATGTGCCATGTAGTGTTTGCGACTTCAGGCCGGCCGAGTCCTTAGATGCGTCATGCTTCTCGGATATTCCAAATAAAAATTGTTACCTTATTGCCGCAGTTGTTGAGAGTGAATCTGTCCATATTGCGGTACACCTAATAGCTTATAAGGAGAAACTGCTAAAGGAAGAGATTCGCATTACAGAGCCTACCCGCCAGAAAGGATTTACCATTCACCTGTTGGCTAGAGTGCTAG GAAAGAACAAAGGAACTCCTTTGCTGCGTAATGGTGTCCGTTGCATAGGTGTTGAATCAATGGATGAAGATTCAGAAGCTTCTGACTGGCAAGGCTTTTGA